Proteins encoded within one genomic window of Rhododendron vialii isolate Sample 1 chromosome 1a, ASM3025357v1:
- the LOC131325707 gene encoding uncharacterized protein LOC131325707: MMIRHLLLHPEILAFQHQWATEDIRETFYKCTRWQLEETMDPINCPYHYFCDSTFQGNYPLAADISVICLTTVSYLATLISIITEIYGATKRPRLAQLSRRYLLPSGPISLPILLLALAKGQRINTLISISCVGTSMLQLIQLSALVFDNAAEKNDIKYAFYIVSTVSGILHASLYLDSTILPYYTGFDALVSSTFSGECKSCVCRREILVVGGKVLSYQGWSLTTFIVVGTLCVRIICRLYKDYKGKAKVIKTLLENSGWMLIAMDCVYLIANSPPERSISRVAASSGVRRRY; encoded by the exons ATGATGATTCGGCATCTCCTCCTGCATCCAGAAATTTTAGCATTTCAACACCAATGGGCAACAGAAGATATCCGTGAAACGTTCTACAAGTGTACAAGGTGGCAACTAGAAGAGACCATGGATCCCATTAACTGCCCTTATCACTACTTCTGTGACAGCACCTTCCAAGGTAATTATCCGCTTGCTGCGGATATTTCGGTAATCTGCCTTACAACGGTGTCGTATCTAGCAACCCTAATCTCAATCATAACGGAGATATATGGGGCCACCAAGCGACCTCGTCTTGCTCAACTAAGTAGAAGATACTTGCTACCATCTGGTCCAATTTCTCTCCCGATACTCCTCTTGGCCCTTGCCAAGGGACAAAGGATCAATACACTGATTTCAATCTCGTGTGTGGGTACCTCTATGCTCCAACTGATTCAGCTCTCTGCTCTTGTTTTCGACAACGCAGCTGAGAAAAATGACATCAAATATGCATTCTACATTGTCTCAACAGTCTCTGGAATTTTGCATGCAAGCCTATACCTAGATTCCACCATATTGCCTTACTATACAGGTTTTGATGCCCTAGTCTCGTCAACTTTTTCTGGTGAGTGTAAATCTTGCGTTTGTCGGAGAGAGATTCTGGTTGTCGGAGGGAAGGTTTTGTCTTACCAGGGGTGGTCCCTAACTACGTTTATAGTTGTAGGTACTCTTTGTGTAAGGATAATTTGCAGACTGTATAAAGATTACAAGGGGAAAGCAAAAGTAATCAAGACCCTGTTGGAAAACTCAGGTTGGATGTTGATTGCTATGGATTGTGTCTATCTAATAGCTAATTCTCCTCCTGAAAGATCCATCTCACGTGTTGCAGCTTCATCAG GTGTAAGAAGGAGATATTGA
- the LOC131335927 gene encoding probable inactive purple acid phosphatase 29: MANVHLVMAAVVVVLLVSLSSVSASAIRTTKQQKQPLRFSEKGEFRILQVADMHYADGKTTPCENVLPQQFAGCSDLNTTTFLRRMIAAVKPHLIVFTGDNIFGSDAKDAAYSLNAAFSPAVSSNIPWAAVLGNHDQESTLSRAGVMKHIVGMKHTLSQFNPPEVGNIDGFGNYNLEVHGVEGSAFENKSVLNLYFLDSGDHSTVPSIHGYGWIKPSQQLWFQNTSKKLQRAYKNKPEAQKAPAPGLTYFHIPLPEFASFDSSNFTGVKQDPISSASVNSGFFKTMVEAGDVKAVFVGHDHLNDFCGELTGIHLCYAGGFGYHAYGKAGWDRRARVVVASLEKTEKGGWGGVKSIKTRKHLDNRLLTAVDVQVLWSH, from the exons ATGGCGAACGTTCACTTGGTTATGGCGGCCGTTGTGGTGGTGCttcttgtttctctctcctctgtttCTGCTTCTGCTATTAGAActaccaaacaacaaaaacaaccaCTAAGGTTCAGCGAAAAGGGAGAGTTCAGGATATTGCAGGTAGCGGATATGCACTATGCAGACGGAAAGACTACTCCGTGTGAGAACGTGCTGCCACAACAGTTTGCGGGTTGCTCCGACCTCAACACCACCACCTTCCTCCGCCGCATGATTGCTGCCGTCAAACCTCACCTCATCGTTTTCACTG GGGACAACATCTTTGGATCTGATGCAAAAGATGCAGCATACTCCCTGAATGCTGCGTTTTCCCCTGCAGTTTCGTCCAACATCCCTTGGGCTGCTGTTTTGGGAAACCATGACCAAGAATCTACGCTTTCTAGGGCAGGGGTGATGAAACATATTGTTGGTATGAAGCACACCTTGTCTCAGTTTAATCCTCCTGAGGTTGGCAATATCGATGGTTTCGGGAACTATAATCTGGAAGTCCATGGGGTTGAGGGTTCAGCTTTTGAAAATAAATCAGTTCTCAATCTCTATTTCCTTGACAGTGGTGATCACTCAACGGTTCCCTCCATCCATGGTTATGGCTGGATCAAACCCTCACAACAGCTTTGGTTCCAAAACACTTCCAAGAAGCTTCAG AGAGCATACAAGAACAAGCCGGAGGCTCAGAAGGCACCTGCCCCAGGGCTCACATACTTCCACATCCCATTGCCTGAATTCGCAAGCTTTGACTCATCGAACTTTACCGGTGTTAAGCAAGACCCCATCAGTTCTGCTTCAGTAAACTCTGGCTTCTTCAAAACGATGGTGGAAGCAGGCGATGTGAAGGCCGTTTTCGTTGGCCACGATCATCTCAATGACTTCTGTGGCGAGCTAACCGGCATTCATCTTTGTTATGCTGGCGGATTCGGGTACCACGCTTACGGGAAGGCTGGGTGGGACAGGAGGGCAAGGGTGGTGGTGGCGTCTTTGGAGAAAACGGAGAAGGGAGGTTGGGGAGGAGTTAAGTCCATCAAAACAAGGAAGCACCTAGATAATCGACTGCTCACTGCTGTTGATGTTCAGGTGCTTTGGAGTCATTAA
- the LOC131332759 gene encoding probable inactive purple acid phosphatase 29 isoform X2, with the protein MANLHLVVAPFVVVLLVSFSSASAFKEQGQSLRFSEKGEFRILQVADMHYGDGKTTPCEDVLPQQVAGCSDLNTTAFLRRMIAAVNPHLIVFTGDNIFGFDATDAASSMNAAFSPAISSNIPWAAVLGNHDQESTLSRAGVMKHIVGMKHSLSQFNPAEVEDIDGFGNYNLEVHGVEGSAFENKSVLNLYFLDSGDYSTVPFIPGYGWIKPSQQFWFEITSKKLQRAYMNEPEAQKAPAPGLAYFHIPLPEFASFDSSNFTGVKQEGISSASVNSGFFTTMVEAGDVKAVFIGHDHVNDFCGELTGIHLCYAGGFGYHAYGKAGWDRRARVVVASLEKTENGGWGAVKSIKTRKYLDNQQLTTIDVQVLWSTGSRRKKQIGRL; encoded by the exons ATGGCCAATTTGCATTTGGTTGTGGCGCCATTTGTGGTAGTGCTCCTTGTTTCTTTCTCCTCTGCTTCTGCTTTTAAAGAACAAGGACAATCGCTGAGGTTCAGCGAAAAGGGGGAGTTCAGGATATTGCAGGTAGCGGACATGCACTACGGGGACGGAAAGACCACGCCGTGTGAGGACGTGTTGCCGCAACAAGTTGCGGGTTGCTCCGACCTCAACACCACCGCCTTCCTCCGCCGCATGATTGCTGCCGTCAACCCTCACCTCATCGTTTTCACTG GGGACAACATCTTTGGATTTGATGCAACAGATGCAGCATCCTCCATGAATGCTGCATTTTCCCCCGCAATTTCGTCCAACATCCCCTGGGCTGCTGTTCTGGGAAACCATGACCAAGAATCTACGCTTTCTAGGGCAGGGGTGATGAAACATATTGTTGGAATGAAACACAGCTTGTCTCAGTTTAATCCTGCTGAGGTTGAAGATATTGATGGTTTTGGGAACTATAATCTTGAAGTCCATGGGGTTGAGGGTTCAGCTTTCGAAAATAAATCAGTACTCAATCTCTATTTCCTTGATAGTGGTGATTACTCCACAGTTCCCTTCATCCCTGGTTATGGCTGGATCAAACCCTCACAGCAGTTTTGGTTCGAAATCACATCCAAGAAGCTTCAG AGAGCATACATGAACGAGCCCGAGGCTCAAAAGGCACCTGCACCAGGGCTCGCATACTTCCACATTCCATTGCCTGAATTCGCAAGCTTTGACTCGTCAAACTTTACCGGTGTTAAGCAGGAAGGCATTAGCTCTGCTTCAGTAAACTCTGGCTTCTTCACAACAATGGTGGAAGCAGGTGACGTGAAGGCTGTTTTCATTGGCCATGATCATGTCAATGACTTCTGTGGTGAGCTAACTGGCATTCATCTTTGTTATGCTGGCGGCTTTGGGTACCATGCTTACGGGAAGGCTGGGTGGGACAGGAGGGCAAGGGTGGTGGTAGCATCTTTGGAGAAAACTGAGAATGGAGGTTGGGGAGCAGTTAAGTCCATCAAAACAAGGAAGTACCTTGATAATCAACAGCTCACTACTATTGATGTTCAGGTGCTTTGGAGCACTG GAAGCCGTAGAAAGAAACAGATTGGCCGGCTTTGA
- the LOC131325717 gene encoding nucleolar protein 12-like isoform X3: MEDEFVCEGDDLNWDDVALAFGAEEPRKTTRASSSKSTNSTPIAKMAKPTPKAKASREKTSLMDEENEEEEWETDDEEEEDVKGYKSESSDNDDDEDEVLGSENDD, encoded by the coding sequence ATGGAGGATGAGTTTGTGTGTGAGGGTGATGATTTGAATTGGGATGATGTTGCTTtagcttttggagccgaagaaccAAGGAAAACAACTAGAGCATCAAGTTCAAAGTCAACAAACTCAACACCTATAGCGAAAATGGCAAAACCAACTCCAAAGGCTAAGGCTTCAAGAGAAAAGACATCTCTTATGGATGAGGAGAATGAAGAGGAAGAATGGGAGACGGAtgatgaggaggaagaagatgtGAAAGGATATAAATCAGAATCGTCagataatgatgatgatgaagatgaagttCTTGGTTCTGAGAATGATGATTAA
- the LOC131325717 gene encoding uncharacterized protein LOC131325717 isoform X1: MMKQFTQRKELIKPAKTRFATVFLTLQRVYEQKGNLRKMFTSKKWTNSKWAKEQQGQHVEKIMLMPSFWRNVLLSLKFASPLVKVLRLVNGEVKPPMGYIYEATDRAIETIANSFNQNKKMYDEVFKIIDKRWDVQLHRPFHAAGFYLNLEFFYKDPEACKVPKVIGGLYKCITKLIPNNDTQDLVCADLMKYERAEGLFSNPMAKRQRDTRALGITITPC; the protein is encoded by the coding sequence ATGATGAAGCAATTTACCCAGAGGAAGGAACTCATTAAGCCGGCAAAAACTCGGTTTGCAACTGTTTTTTTGACTTTACAAAGGGTTTATGAACAAAAGGGAAACTTAAGGAAGATGTTTACTTCAAAGAAGTGGACCAATAGCAAATGGGCAAAAGAGCAACAAGGACAACATGTagaaaaaatcatgttgatgCCATCATTTTGGAGGAATGTGCTCCTTTCCCTCAAGTTCGCATCCCCACTTGTTAAGGTACTTAGATTGGTTAATGGAGAAGTCAAGCCTCCAATGGGATACATTTATGAGGCTACGGATCGGGCTATAGAAACTATTGCAAATTCCTTCAATCAAAATAAGAAGATGTATGATGAGGTATTTAAGATAATCGACAAGAGGTGGGATGTCCAATTGCATCGACCTTTCCATGCAGCTGGTTTTTACTtaaatcttgaatttttttacaaagatcCAGAGGCTTGCAAAGTTCCAAAAGTCATTGGAGGCCTATACAAATGTATCACAAAGTTGATTCCCAATAATGATACACAAGACCTTGTTTGTGCCGACTTGATGAAGTATGAGAGAGCTGAAGGACTCTTCAGTAACCCAATGGCAAAGAGGCAAAGAGATACAAGGGCACTAGGTATCACCATCACACCATGTTAA
- the LOC131334520 gene encoding protein ARV 2, producing MGFRCIECGFQVGNSKNLFVQYSPGNIRLMRCENCKAVADEYIECEIMILLIDLILHKPKAYRHLLYNSLNRQAVNHQGLFWKTAFAFLLLDAYRVLLLNQSEEGWGLSVGFSTLVSRYGKVLMDLLFGNFVFLSFLLLVTRYFLEASFGALRYIDVLLAIFISSYFKIFLIVMMVWEFPSSVLFIIDIFVLSSNTVALKVITESSIEKCIGACFSAHAVKLFFRGLLDIAYRDH from the exons atggggttcCGATGTATTGAGTGTGGATTTCAGGTTGGTAACAGTAAAAATCTATTTGTCCAGTATTCTCCAGGAAACATCCGCCTTATGAGATGT GAGAATTGCAAAGCAGTTGCAGACGAGTATATAGAATGTGAGATCATG ATCCTTTTGATTGATTTGATATTGCACAAGCCCAAAGCATATAGACATCTACTCTACAATTCGCTCAATCGACAAGCAGTGAATCATCAG GGCTTGTTTTGGAAGACGGcttttgcttttcttcttctggaTGCAT ACAGGGTCCTGCTCTTGAATCAGAGTGAAGAGGGATGGGGTTTGTCCGTGGGCTTTTCTACATTAGTTTCAAGATATGGAAAG GTGCTGATGGATCTCCTATTTGGAAACTTCGTATTTCTTAGTTTTCTACTTCTCGTGACAAGATATTTTTTGGAAGCATCTTTTGGAGCCTTGcg GTACATAGACGTTTTGCTTGCCATCTTTATTTCTAGCTACTTCAAGATCTTTCTCATTGTCATGATG GTTTGGGAGTTTCCATCTTCAGTGCTTTTTATCATTGATATATTCGTTCTATCCTCCAACACAGTGGCTCTGAAAG TGATCACCGAGTCATCCATCGAGAAATGTATCGGGGCTTGCTTTAGTGCACATGCTGTTAAGTTATTTTTCAGAGGGTTGCTTGACATCGCCTACCGAGATCACTAA
- the LOC131325698 gene encoding uncharacterized protein LOC131325698: MAGKRKKSDDGDEDGSKSNRKSFVVVGDDDSKQKKNGSNGQQLLPSTIKNKEKRSAVHAKLKQQKKLEKRKRAKTRDAAEKRALELGEEPPPKMIPRTIENTRELDETVCKPDDEELFAGNDADEFCSVLKRECNPKILITTGRFNSTRGPAFISELLTVIPNAHYFKRGTYDLKKIVEYGRTKDFTSLIVVHTNRREPDALLVIGLPDGPTAHFKLSKLVLRKDIKNHGNPTSHEPELVLSNFTTRLGHRIGRLIQSLFPQSPNFRGRRVVTFHNQRDFIFFRHHRYIFESKETKQIDSKGKKGKDTKEENGSQEKMVARLQECGPRFTLKLISLQHGTFDTKSGEYEWVHKAEMDTSRRRFFL; the protein is encoded by the exons ATGGCAGGAAAGCGGAAGAAGAGCGACGATGGAGATGAGGACGGCAGCAAAAGCAATCGCAAGAGTTTCGTCGTCGTCGGAGACGACGATAGCAAGCAGAAGAAGAACGGAAGTAATGGGCAGCAGCTGCTTCCGTCGACGATAAAGAACAAGGAGAAGAGGTCCGCCGTACACGCCAAGCTCAAGCAACAGAAGAAGCTCGAGAAACGCAAGAGGGCCAAGACTCGTGATGCCGCTGAGAAGCGGGCTCTTGAGCTCGGCGAGGAG CCGCCGCCGAAGATGATCCCCCGCACCATTGAGAATACCAGGGAGCTTGACGAAACCGTTTGCAAACCCGATGATGAAGAG CTGTTTGCGGGTAATGACGCGGATGAATTCTGTTCAGTTTTGAAGCGTGAATGCAATCCGAAGATATTGATCACCACTGGCCGTTTCAACTCTACT AGGGGACCAGCTTTTATATCGGAATTACTTACTGTGATCCCAAATGCTCATTACTTCAAGAGAGGAACCTATGATCTGAAAAAG ATTGTAGAGTATGGAAGGACTAAAGATTTCACTTCTCTTATAGTTGTTCATACTAACCGAAGGGAACCTG ATGCTCTCCTTGTCATTGGTTTACCTGATGGTCCTACTGCCCATTTCAAGCTCTCAAAACTTGTTTTGCGCAAAGACATTAAG AATCATGGAAACCCGACTAGTCACGAGCCTGAGCTTGTTTTGTCTAACTTCACAACGCGTCTGGGTCATCGCATTGGCAG GTTAATACAGTCTCTGTTCCCGCAATCTCCAAATTTCCGTGGCCGGCGAGTGGTAACCTTCCACAATCAGAGAGATTTTATATTCTTTCGCCATCATCG GTACATTTTCGAAAGCAAAGAAACGAAACAGATTGactcaaaagggaaaaaaggcaAGGACACCAAGGAGGAAAACGGCTCTCAAGAGAAAATGGTTGCCCGCCTTCAG GAATGTGGTCCTCGTTTCACGTTGAAGTTGATTAGTCTGCAACATGGAACATTTGATACGAAAAGTGGAGAATATGAGTGGGTTCACAAG GCGGAGATGGACACTAGTCGCAGGAGATTTTTCTTGTAA
- the LOC131325717 gene encoding uncharacterized protein LOC131325717 isoform X2 — translation MIEAIGQYSPGLTPPTYHQVRVPLLKKEVEHVNKLMEEHKKDQEQYGCTLMSDGWTDKRNRTLMNLLVNSPRGTMFLKSMDASRFVKHAEMIYELLHGWVEHIGEENVVQIVTDSAAANVAAGRLLEAERPHLFWSPCTAHCLDLMLEDIFKLPNLKTTWERAIMMHGYIYN, via the exons ATGATAGAGGCTATTGGGCAATACAGTCCGGGTTTGACCCCACCAACTTATCATCAAGTGCGAGTTCCTCTTCTAAAAAAAGAGGTGGAACATGTTAACAAGTTGATGGAGGAGCACAAAAAAGACCAGGAACAATATGGGTGTACGCTAATGAGCGATGGGTGGACTGATAAGAGAAATAGAACATTGATGAATCTTTTGGTGAATTCTCCGAGAGGGACCATGTTTCTTAAATCTATGGATGCGTCTAGATTTGTAAAGCATGCAGAAATGATATATGAATTGCTTCATGGTTGGGTGGAGCATATTGGAGAAGAAAACGTGGTTCAAATTGTTACGGATAGTGCCGCGGCAAATGTGGCGGCAG GGAGGTTGTTGGAGGCAGAACGACCTCACTTGTTTTGGTCACCGTGTACTGcccattgcttggacttgatgTTAGAAGACATTTTCAAGTTACCAAATTTGAAGACAACTTGGGAAAGGGCAATAATGATGCATGGTTATATTTATAATTGA
- the LOC131332759 gene encoding probable inactive purple acid phosphatase 29 isoform X1 → MANLHLVVAPFVVVLLVSFSSASAFKEQGQSLRFSEKGEFRILQVADMHYGDGKTTPCEDVLPQQVAGCSDLNTTAFLRRMIAAVNPHLIVFTGDNIFGFDATDAASSMNAAFSPAISSNIPWAAVLGNHDQESTLSRAGVMKHIVGMKHSLSQFNPAEVEDIDGFGNYNLEVHGVEGSAFENKSVLNLYFLDSGDYSTVPFIPGYGWIKPSQQFWFEITSKKLQRAYMNEPEAQKAPAPGLAYFHIPLPEFASFDSSNFTGVKQEGISSASVNSGFFTTMVEAGDVKAVFIGHDHVNDFCGELTGIHLCYAGGFGYHAYGKAGWDRRARVVVASLEKTENGGWGAVKSIKTRKYLDNQQLTTIDVQVLWSTGIAFLPPNLFSLCLRFFQFILLQENTQDSML, encoded by the exons ATGGCCAATTTGCATTTGGTTGTGGCGCCATTTGTGGTAGTGCTCCTTGTTTCTTTCTCCTCTGCTTCTGCTTTTAAAGAACAAGGACAATCGCTGAGGTTCAGCGAAAAGGGGGAGTTCAGGATATTGCAGGTAGCGGACATGCACTACGGGGACGGAAAGACCACGCCGTGTGAGGACGTGTTGCCGCAACAAGTTGCGGGTTGCTCCGACCTCAACACCACCGCCTTCCTCCGCCGCATGATTGCTGCCGTCAACCCTCACCTCATCGTTTTCACTG GGGACAACATCTTTGGATTTGATGCAACAGATGCAGCATCCTCCATGAATGCTGCATTTTCCCCCGCAATTTCGTCCAACATCCCCTGGGCTGCTGTTCTGGGAAACCATGACCAAGAATCTACGCTTTCTAGGGCAGGGGTGATGAAACATATTGTTGGAATGAAACACAGCTTGTCTCAGTTTAATCCTGCTGAGGTTGAAGATATTGATGGTTTTGGGAACTATAATCTTGAAGTCCATGGGGTTGAGGGTTCAGCTTTCGAAAATAAATCAGTACTCAATCTCTATTTCCTTGATAGTGGTGATTACTCCACAGTTCCCTTCATCCCTGGTTATGGCTGGATCAAACCCTCACAGCAGTTTTGGTTCGAAATCACATCCAAGAAGCTTCAG AGAGCATACATGAACGAGCCCGAGGCTCAAAAGGCACCTGCACCAGGGCTCGCATACTTCCACATTCCATTGCCTGAATTCGCAAGCTTTGACTCGTCAAACTTTACCGGTGTTAAGCAGGAAGGCATTAGCTCTGCTTCAGTAAACTCTGGCTTCTTCACAACAATGGTGGAAGCAGGTGACGTGAAGGCTGTTTTCATTGGCCATGATCATGTCAATGACTTCTGTGGTGAGCTAACTGGCATTCATCTTTGTTATGCTGGCGGCTTTGGGTACCATGCTTACGGGAAGGCTGGGTGGGACAGGAGGGCAAGGGTGGTGGTAGCATCTTTGGAGAAAACTGAGAATGGAGGTTGGGGAGCAGTTAAGTCCATCAAAACAAGGAAGTACCTTGATAATCAACAGCTCACTACTATTGATGTTCAGGTGCTTTGGAGCACTGGTATAGCTTTTCTCCCTCCaaaccttttctctctctgtctacGGTTCTTCCAGTTCATTCTATTGCAAGAGAATACACAGGATAGCATGCTTTAG